A portion of the Halogeometricum sp. S1BR25-6 genome contains these proteins:
- a CDS encoding 50S ribosomal protein L6 codes for MNRVEIEIPDDVSAEIKNLDLTIEGPNGSVTKTLWYPAVSVTVEDGHIVIESNDDKAKTNATVGTFESHVENMLYGVTDGWEYKMEIYYAHFPMQVNVQGDEVEIENFLGEKAPRHAKVRGDTQVQVDGEEVVLTGPNKEDVGQTAADIEQLTRVNDKDTRVFQDGVYITQKPEKETV; via the coding sequence ATGAACCGAGTAGAAATCGAAATTCCGGACGACGTCTCGGCCGAGATCAAGAATCTCGACCTCACCATCGAAGGCCCCAACGGGAGCGTCACGAAGACGCTCTGGTACCCCGCCGTCAGCGTGACGGTGGAGGACGGTCACATCGTCATCGAGTCCAACGACGACAAGGCGAAGACGAACGCGACCGTCGGCACCTTCGAGAGCCACGTGGAGAACATGCTCTACGGCGTCACCGATGGATGGGAGTACAAGATGGAAATCTACTACGCCCACTTCCCGATGCAGGTGAACGTGCAGGGCGACGAGGTCGAAATCGAGAACTTCCTCGGCGAGAAAGCGCCGCGGCACGCGAAGGTCCGCGGCGACACGCAAGTACAGGTCGACGGCGAAGAAGTGGTCCTGACCGGCCCCAACAAGGAGGACGTCGGGCAGACCGCCGCCGATATCGAACAGCTCACCCGCGTGAACGACAAGGACACGCGCGTCTTCCAGGACGGCGTGTACATCACGCAGAAACCGGAGAAGGAGACGGTCTAA
- a CDS encoding 30S ribosomal protein S8, producing MAGNDPLSNALAGVNNAESVGHLSHEIQPASSVIGSVLEVFYDRGYVDGFEFVDDGKAGTFEVELNGAINECGVVKPRYSAGADEFEKWEKRYLPARDYGTLIVTTSHGVMSHYDAREQGIGGQVIAYVY from the coding sequence ATGGCAGGAAACGACCCCCTCTCCAACGCTCTCGCCGGCGTGAACAACGCCGAGAGCGTCGGGCATCTGTCGCACGAGATACAGCCCGCCTCCAGCGTCATCGGCTCCGTCCTCGAGGTCTTCTACGACCGCGGGTACGTCGACGGCTTCGAGTTCGTCGACGACGGCAAGGCCGGAACGTTCGAGGTCGAACTGAACGGCGCTATCAACGAATGTGGTGTCGTCAAGCCCCGCTACTCCGCGGGTGCCGACGAGTTCGAGAAGTGGGAGAAGCGATATCTCCCCGCCCGCGACTACGGGACGCTCATCGTCACGACGAGCCACGGCGTCATGAGCCACTACGACGCCCGCGAACAGGGCATCGGTGGCCAAGTAATCGCCTACGTGTACTGA
- a CDS encoding 30S ribosomal protein S5 has product MSQRNSNGWEPRTRLGRMVQDGDVTSMQQALDTGLPLKEAEIVDQLLPGLEDEVLDINMVQRMTDSGRRVKFRCVVAIGNRDGFLGYAEARDDQVGSAIQKAIDVAKLNIIKVDRGSGSWEDSAGGVNSLTRKAEGKAGSVTVEIMPAPQGLGLAAAETVRNILELAGVQDAWTRSNGNTRTTVNLAKATYNALKNASQSRTPRRAREKQQEAGN; this is encoded by the coding sequence ATGAGCCAACGCAACAGCAACGGCTGGGAGCCGCGAACGCGGCTCGGCCGCATGGTACAGGACGGCGACGTCACCTCGATGCAGCAGGCGCTCGACACCGGACTTCCGCTCAAGGAGGCCGAAATCGTCGACCAGCTCCTGCCCGGACTCGAAGACGAGGTGCTCGACATCAACATGGTTCAGCGCATGACCGACTCCGGTCGGCGCGTGAAGTTCCGTTGTGTCGTCGCCATCGGGAACCGCGACGGGTTCCTCGGCTACGCCGAGGCCCGAGACGACCAGGTCGGGTCGGCCATCCAGAAGGCCATCGACGTGGCGAAGCTGAACATCATCAAGGTCGACCGCGGCTCCGGTTCGTGGGAGGACTCCGCCGGCGGCGTGAACTCCCTCACCCGGAAGGCCGAGGGGAAGGCCGGCTCCGTGACGGTCGAGATCATGCCCGCACCGCAGGGCCTCGGCCTCGCGGCCGCAGAGACCGTTCGGAACATCCTCGAACTGGCCGGCGTGCAGGACGCCTGGACCCGCTCGAACGGGAACACGCGGACGACGGTCAACCTCGCGAAGGCGACGTACAACGCGCTGAAGAACGCCTCGCAGTCGCGCACCCCGCGGCGCGCGCGAGAGAAGCAGCAGGAGGCTGGCAACTGA
- a CDS encoding 50S ribosomal protein L32e, which produces MADEEIQELEDISGVGPSKAEALREAGYESVEDVKAASQSELAEVDGVGNALAARIKADVGGLEVSEDTEAEVEEETEEPESEEADVETELQPRGHADKTPDLDSDTAAALAQKHREGKPAFRRQDYHKKKRTPESWRKPRGNLSKQRRGVKGKGPKVESGYRSPKAARGLHPSGFEEVHVHNVNDLEGVDGDTEAVRIASSVGARKRERIEEEAEDRQIRVLNPTYVEVEVDE; this is translated from the coding sequence ATGGCTGACGAAGAGATCCAAGAACTCGAAGACATCAGCGGCGTCGGTCCCTCGAAGGCCGAGGCGCTCCGCGAGGCCGGCTACGAGTCGGTCGAGGACGTGAAGGCCGCGAGCCAGTCCGAACTGGCCGAGGTCGACGGCGTCGGGAACGCGCTCGCCGCGCGTATCAAAGCCGACGTCGGCGGCCTCGAAGTCTCCGAAGACACCGAGGCGGAAGTCGAAGAGGAGACCGAGGAGCCGGAGAGCGAGGAAGCGGACGTGGAGACGGAACTCCAACCCCGCGGGCACGCGGACAAGACGCCCGACCTCGACTCGGACACCGCGGCTGCGCTCGCACAGAAGCACCGCGAGGGCAAGCCCGCCTTCCGGCGGCAGGACTACCACAAGAAGAAGCGGACGCCCGAATCGTGGCGGAAGCCCCGCGGCAACCTCTCGAAGCAGCGCCGCGGCGTCAAGGGCAAGGGGCCGAAAGTCGAGTCGGGCTACCGCTCGCCGAAGGCCGCCCGCGGTCTCCACCCGTCCGGCTTCGAGGAGGTTCACGTCCACAACGTGAACGACCTCGAAGGCGTCGACGGCGACACCGAGGCCGTCCGCATCGCCTCCTCCGTCGGCGCTCGCAAGCGCGAGCGCATCGAGGAGGAAGCCGAGGACCGACAGATTCGCGTCCTCAACCCCACCTACGTCGAAGTGGAGGTCGACGAATGA
- a CDS encoding 50S ribosomal protein L19e: protein MTDLKAQRRMASDVLDVGKSRIWFDPEEQAEIAEAITREDIRELADEGTIRIKDAKSNSKGRARERAEKRSYGHRKGPGSRKGKSGGRKSSKDEWISRIRAQRRRLKELRDDGPLTPTQYRELYNKASGGEFDSVDRLEAYARNNYDVEIE, encoded by the coding sequence ATGACCGATCTGAAAGCCCAACGACGCATGGCCTCCGACGTCCTCGACGTCGGAAAGAGCCGCATCTGGTTCGACCCGGAGGAACAGGCCGAAATCGCGGAAGCCATCACCCGAGAGGACATCCGCGAACTCGCCGACGAGGGAACGATTCGCATCAAGGATGCGAAGAGCAACTCGAAGGGACGCGCCCGCGAACGCGCCGAGAAGCGTTCCTACGGTCACCGGAAGGGCCCCGGCTCCCGCAAAGGGAAGTCCGGCGGTCGGAAGAGCTCGAAGGACGAATGGATCAGCCGAATCCGCGCGCAGCGTCGTCGCCTGAAGGAGCTTCGCGACGACGGGCCGCTGACGCCGACGCAGTACCGCGAACTGTACAACAAGGCGTCCGGCGGCGAGTTCGACAGCGTGGACAGGCTCGAAGCGTACGCACGAAACAACTACGACGTGGAGATAGAATAA
- a CDS encoding 50S ribosomal protein L18, with protein MATGPRYKVPMRRRREVRTDYHQRLRLLKSGKPRLVARLSNKHVRAQLVTPGPNGDETHAAASSEDLAEYGWEAPTGNLPSAYLTGFLAGTRALEAGLEEAVLDIGLNTATPGNKVFAVQEGAIDAGLEIPHNESVLADWSRNRGEHIAEYAEQLDEPLYGGDFDATNLPEHFDDVLERLQEDA; from the coding sequence ATGGCGACAGGACCACGCTACAAGGTGCCGATGCGACGTCGCCGGGAAGTCCGGACGGATTACCACCAGAGGTTGCGCCTGCTGAAATCGGGCAAACCCCGCCTCGTTGCTCGTCTGAGCAACAAGCACGTCAGGGCGCAGCTGGTTACCCCCGGACCGAACGGAGACGAAACGCACGCGGCCGCCTCCTCGGAGGACCTCGCGGAGTACGGCTGGGAAGCCCCCACGGGCAATCTCCCCAGCGCGTACCTCACGGGCTTCCTCGCGGGGACGCGGGCGCTGGAGGCCGGCCTCGAAGAGGCCGTCCTCGACATCGGCCTGAACACGGCGACGCCCGGAAACAAGGTGTTCGCGGTTCAGGAAGGAGCGATAGACGCTGGCCTCGAAATCCCGCACAACGAGTCGGTGCTCGCGGACTGGTCGCGTAACCGCGGCGAGCACATCGCCGAGTACGCAGAGCAGCTCGACGAGCCGCTGTACGGCGGCGATTTCGACGCCACGAACCTACCCGAGCACTTCGACGACGTGCTCGAACGACTTCAGGAGGACGCATGA
- the rpmD gene encoding 50S ribosomal protein L30: MQAIVQLRGDVNMSEATHDTLKMLNIHSVNHCAFVPETDTYRGMITKVNDYVAHGEPSADVVETLLRTRAEPAEGSETVDDDWIAEHTDYDDVSALAEAVVDEETTLREQGLSPVLRLHPPRGGHKGQKHVTKEGGQLGQHETEQIDELLEDMR, encoded by the coding sequence ATGCAAGCCATCGTGCAGCTTCGCGGCGACGTGAACATGAGCGAGGCCACCCACGACACGCTGAAGATGCTCAACATCCACAGCGTGAACCACTGCGCGTTCGTCCCCGAGACGGACACGTATCGCGGGATGATCACGAAGGTCAACGACTACGTCGCGCACGGCGAACCGAGCGCCGACGTGGTCGAGACGCTCCTGCGGACGCGCGCCGAACCCGCGGAGGGTTCCGAGACGGTCGACGACGACTGGATCGCAGAGCACACCGACTACGACGACGTCTCCGCACTCGCGGAGGCCGTCGTCGACGAGGAGACGACGCTGCGCGAGCAGGGTCTCTCCCCCGTGCTTCGCCTGCACCCGCCGCGCGGCGGTCACAAGGGCCAAAAGCACGTCACCAAAGAGGGCGGTCAGCTCGGACAACACGAGACCGAGCAGATCGACGAACTCCTGGAGGATATGCGATGA